GAACAGGACCAAATCACCGTGAAAGTATCTTGCATACAATCTAGAAATAGGTAACCCGTATCCATATCCTAAAACatttgttagaaaaaaaagccacgtTCTTAAACATTGTTGCGATGAAGCTACAACCATTCGCATCATACCTGCCAACGGAACCAATGGCAAATCTGTTTTAGATTTAGGAGGTTGCGGCGCAGTACTATACATGTACTTAAACAGTTGATCCACCTGCGATCGGGGAATGCCACCGCCTTGATCGGACATCTTCACGCATATATCCTCCTTACCCTTCACGATGGTAACTTTAATCGGTGGCACATCGTTTTCCGTGCCGTGATGTTCCATTACGGCACGCATCGAGTTCTTGAACAGCTCGAACAGCATGTGATACAAATGAGACGGCACGTAAACGATCTTAATGGGATTACCCTTATCAATCTCTGccataaataacaaataattaaaacgatTGTTGGTGCACGCATACTGCAATTTGGGAACGGGGAGGCACCTACCATTATGCTCTATGACTTCAAGTTCGGGACTAGCAAGGTAGTATTGATCACACAAAAAGCGTGCATTTTCGTACGCATCCCTCACAACCATGTGGGGGTCGCACAAGGGATCTATGCTGCCGATGTGGCGTCCGGTTTGTGGTATTTCACCAAACAATATAGCTGAAATGATAGACGAGCAACATAGCTCAACAAACTGCGCACAAGCTTCTAATCTGTTAATAGCTGCCACTTACTATGCTGATTGATGAGCATTCTGATACTGATACGCGACATGTACAGACGATCCAGAAAGTATTGAATCGAAAGTTCAGTCGATGGTTCGATAGCTCCATCACGGCTTTCCTTGAGCTCCAGTATACCTTGGGCCATCGTTTGCACCACATCGGAATGGCGGTCACGAATCTGAATCAGCGATTTGCAAAATCTGTCCATACATAACGGCATACATCGAGAGgcgaaagaagagaaaaaaaagaaaaccgtaCGATGCGGGATATGTATTTTACAACATATAACGATTAATACTGTCAGTACTTCTCTAGGTTGGTTTCCGTTGGGTCGGTTTTTTCGAAAGCGAGCACTTCCTCGAAGCTTTTCACGTACCATGCACTAACCAAACCAACAGAGGGCATTCGTAGCAGACTTTCGGGTAGCAGAGTGATTTCTTTCATGATATTCGCCAATCGAACCGGCAGCTCTttgcgaaggaaaacaaaagactttCGAGGACATGCATTTAGCCCTGCGGGGAGATataatggaaagaaaattaggttgttaaaaataataaaccagAAGCCATAAACACATCTAGCTAGGGACGGTAAAcagttatttttctgttttctaccATACCGGATACAGCTCAAAATGAGGCcaaaagcaaattgaaaaactaAACATATTCTCACTGGTTTGCGTCAATCGCGTCCATCAAAGTCATTGGTTTTGCCAGACTGTGGAAGAAATCAGGGGCGAAGCGGTAAGATGACAGCCGCTAGGGCGCATTTGAGACAGCTTAGCAACAAAGTGTCGGACCTAATGAACTGTCCATTGGCATTCCATTATTCACACCTTCTTTAcaatttccattattttcagTCTCATATCAATTACATCACTAACATTGTTCAATGTGAATTGAATCAAATTATCGAGAGCTGGTTGAGTGCATCATCTTTTAGAATTGATCACTAGAAATTTATACATTGTACGTCAACTTCAACCTCGCTCTCGGAGGATGAA
This Anopheles marshallii chromosome 3, idAnoMarsDA_429_01, whole genome shotgun sequence DNA region includes the following protein-coding sequences:
- the LOC128710956 gene encoding pyruvate dehydrogenase (acetyl-transferring) kinase, mitochondrial; the protein is MKLFPVRLSNINKMLDFYSQFNPSPLSIKQFIDFGLNACPRKSFVFLRKELPVRLANIMKEITLLPESLLRMPSVGLVSAWYVKSFEEVLAFEKTDPTETNLEKFCKSLIQIRDRHSDVVQTMAQGILELKESRDGAIEPSTELSIQYFLDRLYMSRISIRMLINQHTILFGEIPQTGRHIGSIDPLCDPHMVVRDAYENARFLCDQYYLASPELEVIEHNEIDKGNPIKIVYVPSHLYHMLFELFKNSMRAVMEHHGTENDVPPIKVTIVKGKEDICVKMSDQGGGIPRSQVDQLFKYMYSTAPQPPKSKTDLPLVPLAGYGYGLPISRLYARYFHGDLVLFSCEGYGSDAIIYLKAFSDEANELLPIFNKTSTRFYKATVPTGDWSNQNSDMNSKQMNAQTRRVGSFGTNTS